The Populus trichocarpa isolate Nisqually-1 chromosome 11, P.trichocarpa_v4.1, whole genome shotgun sequence genome has a segment encoding these proteins:
- the LOC7471850 gene encoding cyclic phosphodiesterase gives MEIPQGTSTPADKKHVYSVWAFPPEDVGARLKRLMAGLASEFGGPQFEPHITVVGAIGLTEQDALEKFHSACDGLQAYTATVDRVATGTFFYQCVYLLLHPLPEVVEASAHCSGHFGYKSSTPYMPHLSLLYGDLTDDEKKEAQEKANILDESISGLSFPITRLALWKTDTQDLTLKSWEKIAECSLSPK, from the exons ATGGAAATCCCCCAAGGAACATCAACGCCTGCTGACAAAAAGCACGTTTATTCGGTGTGGGCATTTCCACCAGAAGATGTGGGGGCCAGGCTGAAGAGGTTGATGGCCGGACTCGCATCAGAGTTTGGTGGGCCCCAGTTCGAGCCACACATTACGGTTGTGGGGGCCATTGGTTTAACGGAGCAAGATGCGTTGGAGAAGTTTCATTCTGCTTGTGATGGGCTGCAGGCATATACTGCTACTGTTGATCGTGTGGCTACGGGGACTTTCTTTTATCAGTGTGTTTATTTGCTACTTCATCCATTGCCtgag gtggTGGAAGCTAGTGCACATTGTAGTGGACATTTTGGGTACAAGAGTTCTACTC CTTACATGCCCCATCTCAGTCTCCTTTATGGTGATCTGACGGATGATGAGAAGAAAGAGGCTCAAGAAAAAGCTAATATTCTTGATGAGAGCATCAGCGGTCTAAGCTTTCCAATAACTCGCCTTGCATTGTGGAAAACAGATACTCAGGACTTGACTCTGAAATCATGGGAGAAGATTGCCGAATGCAGCCTCAGCCCAAAATAA